In Nocardia asteroides, the following proteins share a genomic window:
- a CDS encoding flavin reductase family protein: MTTAEQRQCSADDFRLAMSRFPSGVVVVTTEDEDGRPYGFTASSLCSVSLDPPLLLVCLARSANSYPVFARAQRFAVSILAADQERTALRFAGGLGDKFSGGGLARSTAGGLVVGGALATLDCDTTDRYRAGDHMVLFGQVTAAETTSSPAPLVYVDRGFRTVS, from the coding sequence GTGACCACCGCCGAACAGCGGCAGTGTTCCGCTGACGATTTCCGTCTGGCGATGTCGCGTTTCCCCTCCGGGGTCGTGGTGGTCACCACCGAGGATGAGGACGGGAGGCCGTACGGCTTCACCGCCAGTTCGCTGTGCTCGGTTTCGCTCGATCCGCCACTGCTGCTGGTCTGCTTGGCTCGCTCAGCGAATTCCTATCCGGTGTTCGCCCGGGCGCAGCGGTTCGCGGTGAGCATTCTCGCCGCGGACCAGGAGCGCACGGCATTGCGGTTCGCCGGCGGGCTCGGTGACAAGTTCTCCGGTGGTGGGCTCGCACGCAGCACCGCCGGCGGCCTGGTGGTCGGTGGCGCGTTGGCCACCCTCGACTGTGACACCACCGACCGATACCGGGCGGGTGATCACATGGTGCTGTTCGGCCAGGTCACCGCGGCTGAGACCACGTCGTCGCCGGCTCCGTTGGTGTACGTCGACCGGGGATTCCGCACGGTCAGTTGA
- a CDS encoding DUF6630 family protein, producing MLDTQPTVQALADIAELVAPGSTVVRRRLAEAVGDHDLGEETAAAEVLLAALYDENGALEQAGMVWCDWGSEPAEIRDDLVQLPSCPGALDWGWVDQFDEDDWDPDDIDSFLRPLAARCRELGVALITLDIEADGYGLGFVPAEHGDRVAELARIARCDLRVVAP from the coding sequence GTGCTCGATACTCAGCCGACAGTTCAGGCCCTGGCGGATATCGCCGAACTCGTTGCTCCCGGATCCACGGTCGTCCGACGACGGCTCGCTGAAGCGGTCGGTGATCACGACCTCGGGGAGGAGACTGCAGCGGCTGAGGTGTTGCTCGCTGCTCTGTATGACGAGAACGGCGCGCTCGAGCAGGCGGGGATGGTGTGGTGTGACTGGGGTTCCGAACCCGCTGAAATTCGTGACGATCTGGTTCAGTTGCCCAGCTGTCCTGGGGCTTTGGACTGGGGCTGGGTGGATCAGTTCGATGAGGACGACTGGGATCCTGACGATATCGACAGCTTTCTGCGACCTCTCGCGGCGCGGTGTCGTGAACTCGGCGTCGCCCTGATCACGCTCGACATCGAGGCTGACGGATACGGGCTGGGGTTCGTCCCGGCCGAGCACGGCGACCGGGTTGCTGAACTGGCGCGAATCGCGCGGTGCGATCTGCGTGTGGTCGCACCATGA
- a CDS encoding FAD-dependent oxidoreductase, translating into MASDNAAPPTAGAGKRVVIVGAGIAGLAAALRMHQHGWDVVVVERAQSRRSSGYLVNLHGPGYDAAERLGLLPALNPRDIGFFTSVLVHADGREKFTIPAAVARAAVGSRALTLFRGDLESALYHAVADYMDIRFGTTVQAVVQDGDQVVVTLSDGTRLRSDLLIGADGVHSRIRELVFGPESDYLVDLAHMVGAFPLAEIPEHVPEGVGTTFLGPRRTAAVMNLGPDRSSAFFTYHAPDTSAELALGPTPALTRAFGDLGGGIADALRELEADSTDAYFDSAGQIVMDHWSHDRVVLLGDAAWCVTVFSGYGAALALDGADRLGDALATHADIPTALAAWETSLRPEVTKRQALARKGISRFAPPSRAHVWAGELMLRAIQLPGIRGLVKRSIQRANN; encoded by the coding sequence ATGGCTTCAGACAACGCGGCGCCGCCGACCGCAGGCGCGGGGAAAAGAGTGGTCATCGTGGGGGCAGGTATCGCCGGCTTGGCCGCAGCCCTCCGGATGCACCAGCACGGCTGGGATGTGGTCGTGGTCGAACGTGCCCAAAGCCGACGCAGCAGCGGATATCTGGTGAACCTGCACGGACCCGGATACGACGCCGCCGAGCGGCTCGGACTGCTGCCGGCGCTGAATCCCCGCGATATCGGGTTCTTCACCTCGGTCCTGGTGCACGCGGACGGCCGGGAGAAGTTCACGATCCCCGCCGCCGTCGCCCGAGCCGCAGTCGGCAGTCGCGCGCTGACCCTGTTCCGCGGCGACCTCGAATCGGCGCTGTATCACGCGGTGGCCGACTACATGGATATCCGTTTCGGCACCACCGTGCAGGCCGTGGTCCAGGACGGCGACCAAGTCGTCGTCACTCTCAGCGACGGCACCCGCCTCCGGTCCGATCTACTGATCGGCGCCGACGGCGTGCACTCCCGAATCCGAGAGCTCGTGTTCGGCCCCGAGTCCGACTATCTGGTGGACCTGGCCCACATGGTGGGAGCATTCCCACTCGCCGAGATCCCCGAGCACGTCCCCGAAGGCGTCGGCACCACATTCCTCGGCCCGCGCCGAACCGCCGCGGTGATGAACCTGGGCCCGGACCGATCCTCGGCGTTCTTCACCTATCACGCCCCCGACACAAGTGCCGAACTAGCGCTCGGCCCCACACCGGCGCTCACCCGAGCCTTCGGCGACCTCGGCGGCGGCATCGCCGACGCCCTCCGCGAACTCGAGGCCGACTCCACCGACGCCTACTTCGACTCCGCGGGCCAGATCGTCATGGACCACTGGAGCCACGACCGAGTCGTCCTGCTCGGCGACGCGGCATGGTGCGTGACCGTCTTCTCCGGGTACGGCGCAGCCCTCGCCCTCGACGGCGCCGACCGGCTCGGCGACGCCCTGGCCACACACGCCGACATTCCCACAGCACTCGCCGCTTGGGAGACATCACTGCGTCCCGAAGTCACCAAACGGCAGGCATTGGCCCGCAAAGGAATAAGCCGCTTCGCCCCGCCCTCCCGCGCTCACGTCTGGGCCGGCGAACTCATGCTCCGCGCCATCCAGCTCCCCGGCATCCGCGGCCTGGTCAAGCGCTCGATCCAACGCGCCAACAATTAG
- a CDS encoding FAD-dependent monooxygenase yields the protein MFDVIIAGCGPTGAMLAAELRLHDVRVLVLEKDTEPASFARIVSLHMRSLELMAMRGLLDRLLEHGRRRPVAGIFAAIVKPVPEGLDSPYPYQLGIPQPVVNRVLRDHAIAWGAQVRSGCAVTGFDQDDEGVTVELADGERLRTRYLVGCDGARSTVRKLLGVAFPGEPSRNDTLMGEMRVGVPAEEIAAKAAEIYATNKRFNFQPFGEGFYRVVVPAATVGGPNPPTLDDFRHQLRTLAGTDFGIHSPRWLSRFGDATRLADAYRVGRVLLAGDAAHIHPPIGGQGMNLGIQDAVNLGWKLAAHLHGWAPTDLLDTYHAERHPVAASVLENTRAQTELLSPTPGAQAVRNLLTDLMDFDEVNRHLIEKIAATDVRYFGEGPSLLGRRLPDIALKQDTLYPRLHHARPVVLDRTRSLTVTGWSDRVDLITDSTADLDVPAVLLRPDGHVAWIGESQQDLNTQLTRWFGAPSHQP from the coding sequence ATGTTCGATGTGATCATTGCCGGCTGCGGACCGACCGGCGCGATGCTGGCCGCCGAACTGCGCCTGCACGATGTGCGAGTCCTGGTCCTGGAGAAGGACACCGAGCCCGCGTCGTTCGCCCGCATCGTGAGCCTGCACATGCGCAGCCTCGAACTGATGGCGATGCGCGGCCTCCTGGATCGCCTGCTGGAGCACGGCCGCCGACGCCCGGTGGCCGGCATCTTCGCGGCCATCGTCAAACCGGTGCCCGAGGGTTTGGATTCCCCCTACCCCTACCAGCTGGGCATCCCGCAGCCGGTCGTGAATCGCGTGCTCCGAGACCACGCGATCGCCTGGGGCGCACAGGTCAGAAGTGGTTGCGCGGTCACCGGTTTCGACCAGGACGACGAGGGCGTCACGGTGGAACTGGCCGACGGCGAGCGGCTGCGGACGCGCTACCTCGTCGGCTGCGACGGCGCCCGCAGCACGGTTCGCAAACTGCTCGGCGTCGCCTTCCCCGGCGAGCCGTCCCGCAACGACACGCTCATGGGCGAGATGCGGGTCGGCGTGCCTGCCGAGGAGATCGCGGCGAAGGCCGCCGAAATCTACGCCACCAACAAACGATTCAACTTCCAGCCCTTCGGCGAAGGCTTCTACCGCGTGGTGGTTCCCGCCGCCACCGTCGGCGGCCCGAACCCACCCACCCTCGACGACTTCCGACACCAGCTACGCACTCTCGCCGGCACCGATTTCGGCATCCACTCCCCACGTTGGCTGTCCCGCTTCGGCGATGCCACCCGCCTCGCCGACGCCTACCGAGTCGGCCGCGTCCTCCTGGCCGGCGACGCCGCCCACATCCACCCACCCATCGGCGGCCAGGGCATGAACCTCGGCATCCAGGACGCGGTCAACCTCGGCTGGAAACTGGCCGCCCACCTCCACGGCTGGGCCCCGACCGACCTCCTCGACACCTACCACGCCGAACGTCACCCGGTTGCCGCGTCGGTCCTCGAAAACACCAGAGCCCAAACCGAACTCCTCTCCCCCACCCCCGGCGCCCAGGCCGTCCGCAATCTCCTCACGGACCTGATGGACTTCGACGAAGTCAATCGCCACCTGATCGAGAAGATCGCCGCCACCGACGTCCGCTACTTCGGCGAGGGCCCGTCCCTCCTCGGCCGCCGCCTCCCCGACATCGCCCTGAAGCAGGACACCCTCTACCCCCGGCTCCACCACGCCCGCCCCGTAGTCCTCGACCGCACCCGTTCCCTCACCGTCACCGGCTGGTCCGACCGCGTCGACCTCATCACCGACTCGACGGCCGACCTCGACGTCCCAGCCGTCCTCCTCCGTCCCGACGGCCACGTCGCCTGGATCGGCGAATCCCAACAGGACCTGAACACCCAGCTCACCCGGTGGTTCGGCGCGCCCTCCCACCAGCCGTGA
- a CDS encoding oxygenase MpaB family protein has translation MDGLNRRDALKAGGILGALGALGMVTPARAEPWSWSPESSVAGSGAGADPMTVWDPEADDLVAGLIDRGDVPRVNELLRTWTRNGQALPEGLPTDLRDFMEYARRLPHWTDPTKLHTAIEFNKKRGLYLGVLYGFASGMMSTVIPKEARAVYYSKGGHDLEDRISKTAKLGYDIGNVNAYSPDGEMIVTCVKTRLVHAAVRHLLPQSPHWVHSAEEDIPISQNDIMVTWHSLPTTVMKHLNSWKVPIPAHESEAFLHSWQVAAHMLGVRDEYIPNSWESANSQAAQVLDPIIAATPEGAKLADRLLGLGGNIDFALLTKPVLGSFTRFLLGDKIADGLAIPREPVWDPLLRFSWGPFIAVREGLLAAVPPIGDPYWLLDEFLRKAALIYLSELRMPISIEIPTMNRDMSVPPR, from the coding sequence ATGGATGGACTCAACAGGCGCGATGCGTTGAAAGCCGGCGGGATTCTGGGCGCGCTCGGTGCCCTCGGGATGGTGACGCCCGCGCGGGCCGAACCGTGGTCCTGGTCGCCGGAGTCGTCGGTCGCCGGATCCGGGGCCGGTGCCGACCCGATGACGGTGTGGGACCCCGAAGCCGACGATCTGGTGGCCGGGTTGATCGACCGGGGTGATGTGCCCCGGGTCAACGAACTACTGCGGACCTGGACCAGGAACGGTCAGGCCCTACCCGAGGGGCTACCCACGGACCTGCGGGATTTCATGGAATACGCGCGCAGGCTGCCGCACTGGACCGACCCCACCAAACTGCACACCGCGATCGAGTTCAACAAGAAGCGCGGACTGTACCTCGGGGTGCTCTACGGCTTCGCCAGCGGCATGATGAGCACCGTCATCCCCAAGGAGGCGCGGGCGGTCTACTACTCCAAGGGCGGTCACGACCTCGAGGACCGGATCTCCAAGACCGCCAAACTCGGCTACGACATCGGCAATGTCAACGCCTACAGCCCCGACGGGGAGATGATCGTCACCTGCGTGAAGACCCGGCTGGTGCACGCGGCGGTGCGGCATCTGCTGCCGCAGTCACCGCACTGGGTGCACTCGGCCGAGGAAGACATCCCGATCAGCCAGAACGACATCATGGTCACCTGGCACAGCCTGCCCACCACGGTGATGAAGCACCTGAACTCGTGGAAGGTGCCCATCCCGGCCCACGAATCGGAGGCTTTCCTGCACTCCTGGCAGGTGGCCGCGCACATGCTGGGCGTGCGCGACGAGTACATCCCCAACTCATGGGAATCGGCGAATTCGCAAGCGGCGCAGGTGCTCGACCCGATCATCGCCGCCACGCCCGAAGGCGCCAAGCTCGCCGACCGGCTGCTGGGCCTGGGCGGCAATATCGATTTCGCCCTGCTCACCAAACCGGTGCTCGGCTCGTTCACGCGGTTTCTGCTCGGTGACAAGATCGCCGACGGACTGGCCATTCCCCGTGAGCCCGTGTGGGATCCGCTGCTGCGGTTCAGCTGGGGTCCGTTCATCGCGGTGCGGGAAGGCTTGCTCGCCGCGGTCCCGCCGATCGGCGACCCGTACTGGCTGCTCGACGAATTCCTGCGCAAAGCCGCGCTGATCTATCTGTCCGAGCTGCGGATGCCGATCAGCATCGAGATCCCGACGATGAACCGGGATATGAGCGTGCCGCCGCGCTGA
- a CDS encoding LysM peptidoglycan-binding domain-containing protein, with protein sequence MPRTHTTVAGDTLASIARTCYGDAGLFGFLAAANGIADPDQLGVGLVLTVPDPGRVRRVQPGDTLSGIAAEVYGDPNLFDLLAAANAIRDPDHIEPGWTLSIPHRPGTPPPPSPAPGIMPYASEPFGVYQPLIGWRSKLQQERVRSGLANRFSQAVNLAHLETPGPHVADPVFADPTGTAIGRELVARASAAPDDPNAWQSLLADSVIVPVDAPADAAADTPQRETVTTQLLQQLTQADPAIVPQLFARDVQPWERALAAVKFLAQQHPSKAMFLSPIGILHRFREYFFELGTFLGPPVGHVWISPGGMVELIEVNTRRTLVERTTEQSTETVEKAEQSATDRDEIADAVKAENASDMKLGVTTSASGGLGTIFQASGSASFNLDQSRKQAQEQTHKRMREQTSKLSSEVKQNFKTTFRTVTETTDTSSRRYVLQNTTSRLVSYQLSRKMRKVAVQVQDLGQQLCWQLYVDFPGDFLDTGKFVHETAEALDPSIKRPDRIPYPPDKPVVYQFACGFLQHNGGDDDTDLTYVQSNENGDHGINRNAGANSIIKFKFDFDIPPAPEGFVLSSLAAVDFKNEQASVKDALLTPNPAGGPPKSFMIRLAKANFGGKRSMPFEVTMMYTPTKTAKDAIDAQNAQAMKDYTDLVAAEKERLFYETLRKRIKLSSRVTTRKPEDLREEERNIIYRKIIARLYGKTANWENDDYHVASELIRYFFDVDAMLYFVAPDWWRPRPGRRVLMTADGALQTTAFESADKKYLFTDESAPAPLGASLGWFLQLDGDANRNAFLNSPWVKAVLPIRPGREDEAMTFLGRPEVAGTDGLNEDYPFDPAQDPPEYQGKKLREVLLMIADKIAAEQKQSLTPVPLRPGDPNSEMALPAEVVFAHGFDPLQGGISFGKEPFKVFSQWTEILPTEQVVATEYDLNTPS encoded by the coding sequence ATGCCCAGGACTCACACCACCGTCGCGGGCGACACCCTCGCCTCGATCGCGCGCACCTGCTACGGAGACGCCGGATTGTTCGGCTTCCTCGCCGCGGCCAACGGAATCGCGGACCCCGACCAACTCGGCGTCGGCCTGGTCCTGACCGTGCCCGACCCCGGCCGGGTCCGGCGGGTCCAGCCCGGTGACACCCTGTCCGGCATCGCCGCGGAGGTGTACGGCGACCCGAACCTGTTCGATCTGCTGGCGGCGGCCAACGCCATTCGCGATCCCGACCACATCGAACCGGGCTGGACGCTGTCCATTCCCCACCGTCCCGGCACCCCGCCGCCGCCCTCGCCCGCGCCGGGGATCATGCCGTACGCCAGCGAACCGTTCGGCGTCTACCAGCCGCTGATCGGCTGGCGCAGCAAGCTCCAGCAGGAACGGGTGCGCAGCGGGCTGGCCAACCGGTTCTCCCAGGCGGTGAACCTGGCCCATCTCGAGACCCCGGGCCCGCACGTGGCCGACCCGGTCTTCGCGGACCCCACCGGCACGGCGATCGGCCGCGAACTGGTCGCGCGCGCCTCGGCAGCCCCCGACGACCCCAACGCATGGCAATCGCTGCTCGCCGACTCCGTGATCGTGCCGGTCGACGCCCCCGCCGACGCCGCGGCCGACACCCCGCAGCGCGAGACGGTGACCACCCAGCTGCTCCAGCAGCTCACCCAGGCCGACCCGGCGATCGTGCCGCAGCTGTTCGCCCGCGATGTGCAGCCGTGGGAGCGGGCGCTGGCGGCCGTGAAGTTCCTGGCCCAGCAGCATCCGTCGAAGGCGATGTTCCTGTCCCCCATCGGCATTCTGCACCGATTCCGCGAGTATTTCTTCGAGCTGGGCACCTTCCTCGGCCCGCCGGTCGGGCACGTCTGGATCAGTCCCGGCGGCATGGTGGAGCTGATCGAGGTCAACACCCGCCGCACCCTGGTGGAGCGGACCACCGAGCAGTCGACCGAGACCGTCGAGAAGGCCGAGCAGTCCGCGACCGATCGCGACGAGATCGCCGACGCGGTCAAGGCCGAGAACGCCAGCGACATGAAGCTGGGCGTCACCACCTCCGCCAGCGGCGGGCTCGGGACGATCTTCCAGGCCAGCGGCAGCGCGTCGTTCAATCTGGACCAGTCGCGCAAACAGGCGCAGGAGCAGACGCACAAGCGGATGCGCGAGCAGACCTCGAAGCTGTCGAGCGAGGTCAAGCAGAACTTCAAGACGACCTTCCGCACGGTCACCGAGACCACCGACACCTCCAGCCGCCGCTATGTCCTGCAGAACACCACCTCGCGGCTGGTCAGCTATCAGCTCAGCCGCAAGATGCGCAAGGTCGCGGTGCAGGTGCAGGACCTGGGGCAGCAGCTGTGCTGGCAGCTCTACGTCGACTTTCCCGGCGACTTCCTCGACACCGGCAAGTTCGTGCACGAGACCGCCGAGGCGCTGGATCCGTCCATCAAACGTCCCGACCGCATCCCCTATCCGCCGGACAAGCCGGTGGTCTACCAGTTCGCATGCGGGTTCCTGCAGCACAACGGTGGCGACGACGACACCGACCTGACCTATGTGCAGTCCAACGAGAACGGCGATCACGGCATCAACCGCAACGCCGGGGCCAACAGCATCATCAAGTTCAAGTTCGATTTCGACATCCCGCCCGCGCCGGAGGGGTTCGTGCTGTCGAGCCTGGCCGCGGTGGATTTCAAGAACGAGCAGGCCAGCGTGAAAGACGCCCTGCTGACCCCGAATCCGGCCGGCGGTCCGCCGAAGAGCTTCATGATCCGGCTCGCCAAGGCGAATTTCGGCGGCAAACGATCGATGCCGTTCGAGGTGACGATGATGTACACCCCCACGAAAACGGCCAAGGACGCGATCGACGCGCAGAACGCGCAGGCGATGAAGGACTACACCGACCTGGTCGCGGCGGAGAAGGAACGGCTGTTCTACGAGACCCTGCGCAAGCGCATCAAGCTCAGCAGCCGCGTCACCACCCGCAAGCCGGAGGATCTGCGCGAGGAGGAACGCAACATCATCTACCGCAAGATCATCGCCCGCCTCTACGGCAAGACGGCGAACTGGGAGAACGACGACTACCACGTGGCGTCCGAGCTCATCCGCTACTTCTTCGACGTCGACGCGATGCTCTATTTCGTGGCCCCCGACTGGTGGCGGCCGCGTCCCGGCCGACGGGTACTGATGACCGCCGACGGCGCGCTGCAGACCACCGCGTTCGAATCAGCGGACAAGAAATACCTGTTCACCGACGAGTCCGCGCCCGCACCGCTGGGTGCCTCCCTGGGCTGGTTCCTGCAACTCGACGGTGACGCCAACCGCAACGCCTTCCTCAATTCGCCCTGGGTGAAGGCGGTCCTGCCGATCCGGCCGGGCCGGGAGGACGAGGCCATGACATTCCTCGGCCGGCCCGAGGTCGCGGGCACCGACGGCCTCAACGAGGACTATCCGTTCGATCCCGCGCAGGACCCGCCGGAGTATCAGGGCAAGAAGCTGCGCGAGGTGCTGCTGATGATCGCCGACAAGATCGCGGCCGAGCAGAAGCAGTCGCTGACCCCGGTTCCGCTGCGGCCGGGCGATCCGAATTCGGAGATGGCGCTGCCCGCCGAGGTGGTCTTCGCGCACGGTTTCGACCCGCTGCAGGGCGGGATCTCCTTCGGGAAGGAACCGTTCAAGGTGTTCAGTCAGTGGACCGAGATCCTGCCGACCGAGCAGGTGGTGGCCACCGAATACGACCTGAACACCCCGTCGTGA
- a CDS encoding serine hydrolase domain-containing protein, translated as MRGSAAPQFQEAVDRFGRLFDGGRGGGALAVYHHGRRVVDVWAGHADATGAVPWQENTAALSYSTSKGVTSTVLHLLAERGLVDYKAPVAEYWPEFGAKGKKTITVAEAMSHRAGLSRIGVFAHTAADLADHELIEDRLAAAAPDRFRGIPAYHAISYGTIIAGIARAVTGKSMGELYRTELAEPLGLDGLHLGAPRPGANTTVAVTHGSATPLGIPQAGTMIRLAARTPVPGAGFLRAIYTDGIDRLAHGPDPRILQGELPGANGVFTARSLAAVYSAIATESPLFPRSRVRTMSRLQSVLPDRNLLLPMGWRLGYHSMPVVGARNAFGHIGFVGSGGWADPESGLAVGFVHNWAPEALLLPRDQFVLFSLLAAIVRGAGAEAGDPIPLPMAG; from the coding sequence ATGCGCGGTAGTGCTGCACCCCAGTTCCAGGAGGCTGTCGACCGGTTCGGCCGGTTGTTCGACGGCGGACGCGGCGGCGGTGCGCTCGCGGTATACCACCACGGACGGCGAGTCGTCGACGTCTGGGCCGGGCACGCGGACGCCACGGGGGCGGTGCCCTGGCAGGAGAACACCGCCGCGCTGTCGTACTCCACGTCCAAGGGCGTCACCTCGACGGTGCTGCACCTGCTCGCCGAGCGCGGCCTGGTGGACTACAAGGCGCCCGTCGCCGAGTACTGGCCCGAATTCGGGGCCAAGGGGAAGAAGACCATCACCGTCGCCGAGGCGATGAGTCACCGGGCCGGGCTGTCCCGGATCGGCGTGTTCGCCCACACCGCCGCCGACCTGGCCGACCACGAGCTGATCGAGGACCGCCTCGCCGCCGCCGCGCCGGACCGTTTCCGTGGCATCCCCGCCTACCACGCGATCTCCTACGGCACGATCATCGCCGGCATCGCCAGGGCGGTCACCGGCAAGAGCATGGGGGAGCTGTACCGCACGGAACTGGCCGAACCGCTCGGCTTGGACGGCCTGCACCTCGGCGCGCCGCGCCCCGGCGCGAACACCACCGTCGCGGTGACCCACGGCTCGGCCACCCCGCTGGGAATTCCGCAGGCGGGCACGATGATCCGGCTCGCCGCGCGCACGCCCGTCCCCGGCGCGGGCTTCCTGCGCGCGATCTACACCGACGGAATCGACCGGCTGGCCCACGGGCCCGACCCGCGCATCCTGCAGGGCGAATTGCCCGGGGCGAACGGCGTTTTCACCGCTCGCTCGCTGGCCGCCGTCTACAGCGCCATCGCCACCGAGTCACCGCTGTTCCCGCGCAGCCGTGTCCGGACCATGTCGCGGCTGCAATCGGTGCTGCCGGACCGCAACCTGCTGCTGCCGATGGGCTGGCGGCTGGGCTACCACTCGATGCCGGTCGTCGGCGCGCGCAATGCCTTCGGGCACATCGGTTTCGTCGGTTCCGGCGGCTGGGCCGACCCCGAGTCGGGCCTCGCCGTCGGGTTCGTGCACAACTGGGCGCCGGAGGCCCTGCTGCTGCCGCGCGACCAGTTCGTGCTGTTCAGTCTGCTGGCCGCGATCGTGCGGGGTGCGGGCGCCGAGGCCGGTGATCCGATCCCGCTGCCGATGGCGGGCTGA